One Oncorhynchus clarkii lewisi isolate Uvic-CL-2024 chromosome 31, UVic_Ocla_1.0, whole genome shotgun sequence DNA segment encodes these proteins:
- the LOC139390778 gene encoding tryptophan 2,3-dioxygenase A-like produces MSGGCPYFEKRHLLFKSKLHLEEEEEDDSQEGTNKASKGGIIYGDYLQLDKVVTAQVLQSELKGNKIHDEHLFIVTHQAYELWFKQILWELDSVREIFISGHVRDERNMLKVNTRIHRIVMIFRLLVDQFAVLETMTALDFYDFREYLSPASGFQSLQFRLLENKIGVPDNLRVPYNRRHYRDNFKGHESEMLLRSEKEPCLLKLVEKWLERTPGLEEDGFNFWVKLEANIFEGLSLEKNKIEKMQDSEEKEEMMEEMTKQKELFTSLFDVKRHEHLLAKGERRISYKALQGALMIYFYREEPRFQVPFQLLSNLMDIDTLMTKWRYNHVCMVHRMIGSKAGTGGSSGYHYLRSTVSDRYKVFVDLFNLAMFLIPRHWVPKLDPNEHTFLFTAEYCDSSYCSSEDSD; encoded by the exons ATGAGTGGTGGATGTCCATACTTCGAGAAAAGGCACTT GCTATTCAAGAGCAAGCTGCATctagaagaggaagaggaagacgacTCTCAAGAAGGAACCAACAAGGCCAGCAAAGGTGGCATCATCTATGGTGACTACCTTCAG CTTGATAAGGTTGTGACCGCCCAAGTTCTCCAGAGTGAACTGAAGGGGAACAAAATCCACGATGAGCATCTTTTCATTGTCACACATCAAG cttatgaactCTGGTTCAAGCAGATTCTATGGGAACTGGATTCAGTGCGAGAGATTTTCATCAGTGGACAT GTTCGCGATGAACGCAACATGCTGAAGGTCAACACCCGCATACACAGGATTGTTATGATCTTCAGGCTGCTGGTCGACCAGTTCGCCGTACTCGAGACAATGACCGCCTTGGACTTCTATGACTTCAG AGAGTACCTGTCCCCTGCCTCCGGGTTCCAAAGTCTCCAGTTCCGTCTGTTGGAGAACAAGATTGGGGTCCCTGACAACCTGAGAGTCCCCTACAACAGGCGCCACTACAGGGACAACTTCAAAGGACATGAGAGTGAGATGCTGCTTAGATCTGAGAAGGAGCCTTGCCTGCTGAAATTGGTGGAG AAATGGCTGGAAAGGACCCCAGGTCTTGAAGAGGATGGGTTTAACTTTTGGGTTAAACTGGAAGCCAACATCTTTGAAGGGTTGAGtcttgaaaaaaataaaatagag AAAATGCAAGACTccgaggagaaggaggagatgatGGAAGAGATGACGAAACAAAAAGAGCTATTTACTTCTCTGTTTGATGTCAAAAGACATGAGCATCTTTTGGCCAAAG GTGAGAGACGGATCTCCTACAAAGCTCTCCAAGGAGCGCTGATGATCTACTTCTACAG GGAGGAGCCCAGGTTCCAGGTTCCCTTCCAACTCCTGTCCAACCTGATGGACATTGATACCCTCATGACAAAATGGAGAT ACAACCACGTGTGCATGGTGCACAGAATGATTGGCAGCAAAGCAGGCACCGGAGGCTCATCTGGCTACCACTATCTGCGCTCTACTGTCAG tgaTCGCTACAAAGTCTTTGTGGATCTCTTCAACCTGGCCATGTTTTTGATACCTCGGCATTGGGTGCCTAAACTAGACCCCAATGAGCACACCTTCCTGTTCACCGCAGAGTACTGTGACAGCTCCTACTGCAGTAGTGAGGATTCAGACTAG